The sequence below is a genomic window from Nostoc flagelliforme CCNUN1.
ACGGTTGAGAAATTACACGTAAACTACAAATAAGCTAGATAAAGCTGCCTAGTAGATTCCGTGAATACACAGGAGAAAGTAAATGGCAATAAAGACCCGATACCTCTGTACAACTAACGGTTGAGATTCGGGAGTAAACGGCGTAATAATCTGATTAGTGGTGTTTCAATTTTAATTTTAAAGGCTAGTATCTGGGTGCGTTGCAGGGCGTTAAAATTGTTATCGCTGATGAGAATTAATGATTGTTGACCATCAGGTAGTTTAGGGCCAAGAGTTAAGCCTTCGATGTTGTCTAGCAGTACATCTAGGGTTCTAAAATCTAACAACAGTTTTTTTTGAACTGTTTTAATATTCTTAGAGCCAACTGCTAAAAGGCTATCTATCTTATAAATATCATCAGCTCCTTCTAAAGAAACCTGAAACAGGGAAATAGCAAATCCTAAACCAGTAAAAGACCGTTCTAAACTTAGGAAATGCCCTTGATTATCGAGAGCAAGTAAATCAGGTAATCCACTAGCGAATTTGCCAGTCACATTCAAAAACGGGGAAACTGGTTCTGTTTGGTAAAGAAATTCCTTTTCTGGCTGGTTGTTGAGCAAGTTGTATTGCAAAATCCGGCAAGGTGTACCGATGTTAGCTTTCGCTGCAACACCATCTTGAATTAGAGCATTCTCGGTGGCTGTGAATAGATACTTTTTATCGGGTGTGATGGTAAGGCTTTCAAAAGCCAAATTGTTGCGGATACCTTTTTGATTACTTTTGTCTGGCAAAAATTTGTTTGGTATGGGAAGTGTTGCAATTTCTCTACCAGAAGATAGTGAGAACTCTTTAATAAAAGGATTAATTAATTTTGCAGCATCGCCTTCAGAAGAAATAAATACAGTTGCTTTATTAGTTAAGGCAATACCTTCTGTATCAGTTTCACCAGGGCGAAATGTTTGACCATTTTCATTTAATAATGTAGTAACATTGACAGGAATAACTCTACCCTGTTGTAGTGAACCCTTGCTTAAGTCGATTGTCAGGGTGTATAAACGGGCATTAGCTTTTTGTCCCCGGTCATCGGAAATAGCATAATAAAAGTTGTTTTTGGCATCATAGGTAATCCCAGATAAACCTCCAACTTGAGTTTTTTGTAAGTTTAAACCTTTTGCTAAAGTAGCTTCTCCGATAAAGCCTATACTACTGATTTCAACAGCATTTATGGGTATAAATTTTAATAAAAGGATGATAAGTATAATTGGGATAAAGAAGTAAATAATTCGTGGAATTTTGAAGATATTTTTAATTAGCTGCATAAATTTTTGCTTGAAATGGGAAAATTACAAATAAGATATCACGCTGAAGCAAGCAGGGTTACACATCTGTGCGCCGCTACAAATAATATGTATTCCAAGCAATTGAAAATCTTTAAAAAATACGAAATTACTTAAGCTAGCCGCAAACCATATTCATCCTGAAAAAAGTTTACAAGCCAGTTTTTCACTCTGAGGGTAGCGCGACAGTCATCTTCGTTATAGCTTTGGATAATTTCTAGTAAGCTGCGATCGCCTGTTTCTAGCCACTGATCATACCAGTAAATACATTTAGCACCACTAGCTTCTTTTTCTCGCCACTCGAATCCTAACCAACGAGCGATCGCTTTCAGGGCATAGCTTTCTACAGGCAATGCTACACTTTGGGTTAATTGTTCATATACATCCACAAATCGGCTCAGTACAGGGCGCACTAAGGAGGAAGGAGTGTTGTAAAGCCTTGCCAACCGTTTAACTGTATCAAACTCGTAGACACAAAAATGGTAAATTGGCGCTTCGGGATATAGCCAAACCAAATCCAAAAATTGCTGCCAAACTAATTGTTCGTCTTCTGGTTTATCTGCTAAAAACGAATAAAACTGTTCTGTATTGGCAAGTCTATCAACGACCAAAACCCCTAAAAGATAATTTAAATCTAAGTCGGGCTGTGCCTCAATATCAAAGTAAAGCTCTATGGGTGCTGTAAATGTAATATCTTCTGTTGGTAGCGGGTAGGGTAAGATTAATGGTCGTTTTTCCAGTGAAGATTGAGCTTGCACTATCAGCTTGGGCGCAACTTCTCTGTCAAAACCAACTAGGTTTTCTAAGGTGCTGGGACTGGTGTTAGCCAGAGATTCTAGTGTGGTGATGGCTATGTCTTGGAGTTGAGTGTAGCGAAGAGGTGTTACACCTGGTAATAATGAGAGATGTTTTTCAGATTGAGCGATCGCATAACATTGACTATACCAATGGCAAAGATTGCACTTTTGCCGAGAAATAAACACTTCTGGCGGATTCGATAACTCTAAAACTTGAATAAACTCCTCCAGAATCTGCTGCATCCGTGGTGTCCATTTGAGCAAATCCACAGGATAATTTCTCTCTTTGGTACGCAATATCAGCCAAGCTGTTTCTGGTGCCAAGTCTTGTATTGTTGCCAATACTTGGGCGTGAAATGCGGCAACAACTTGATATTCTTGCTTAGGGCGCTTACCCAGTTCAATACTAGCCGGAACATACATCCAATCACCAAAGCAAGATTTTCCTGGCCGTTTGACGAGTAAATCTGGACGACTTAGCAGGGTGTATCCTTCAGAATAAGTTACTAACAGTACTCCCTTATATATGTACTCAACCCCACGCTGCATCAATTCTAAAGTTGCTGCCTCTGCCGCTTCCCAGTTTCCATAAGAATAATCTGGTTGGTGATAAGTCACCTTTGCCAAAGCACTGAGCTGATGAGCGATTTTGTCCTGTTGTAGTTTCCGTAGCAACTCATTGGGAGCATCGCGCTGACTTTTGTCACCGTGGATATCTAGAAAAGTCCGACGTTTACAGCGTTGGTATTGCAGTAGGAGTTCAGCATTAATTAGCATTCTTTTAAGTTAACAAGAATTAGTACAGTCTGGGAGTAACTCAGACAACTAATGATGGAGTGGGAGAATAGAAAAGATGAGGGGGATGAGGGGGATGAGTAAAAAATAACTAACGATCAATAATTTTTGACTAATCCAAAATCTACAATCTAAAATCTAAAATTGTTATGACCAGTACTTCTGCGACACAAACCAGGTTGCATAGCCATCGAGAGCAATTTCCGGCTTTGGGGAATAAGACTTATTTCAATTATGGGGGACAAGGGCCAATGCCCCAAAGGGCAATGGATGCGATCGCTCAAACTCAAGCTTATGTTCAGCAAATAGGCCCCTTTGGTAATGAGGCATATCGCTGGATAGCGCCCCAGACTCAAGCTGCTAGAGTTGCGATCGCTTCAGAGTTACATGCACCAAGCGAAACAATTACTCTTACGCAGAATGTCACTGTTGGCTGTAATATCGCCATGTGGGGCATAGAGTGGCGTGCTGGCGACCATATACTGCTTTCAGACTGCGAACATCCAGGCGTAATTGCCACAACACAGGAAATCGCGCGAAGATTTGCGGTGGAAGTTACCATCTGTCCTCTCAAGGCGACTTTAAATGAGGGCGACCCTGTAAAAGTTATTGCCCAGCAGTTACGCCCTAATACCCGTCTTGTAATATTAAGTCATGTTTTCTGGAATACTGGTCAAGTTTTACCTCTTGATAAAATTGCCGAAGTATGCAGAAATAATCATTCTTTTTTACTGATAGATGCTGCCCAATCTGCTGGTTTGTTGCCTTTAAACTTAACTGAATTGGGAGTGGATTTTTATGCTTTCACTGGTCATAAATGGTTATGTGGCCCTGCGGGTGCTGGTGGCTTGTATGTCCGACCAGAAGCACGAGAAAGCCTGAAACCTACGTTTATTGGTTTGAATGGCATTGTTGTAGATAGTCAATCTCAGCCCGTGGATTGGCTTCCCGATGGGCGACGATATGAAGTGTCTACATTAGCTTATCCGTTGTATGTTGGGTTACGGGAGGCGATCGCAATCCATCAGCAATGGGGAACCTCACAGGAACGTTACGAGCAAATTTGTCAAAACAGTGACTACCTCTGGCGGCGCTTAGTGGCGTTACCTGATGTTAAGTGTCTGCGAACTTCCCCACCCGAAAGCGGTATCGTTTCGTTTCAACTTGCAAATAATCAGCCCCAGCCTCATCTCAAGTTAGTGCAATTTTTAGACTCACAAAGAATATTAACTCGGACAATTGCCGATCCAAGCTGTATACGCGTTACCGTCCATTACTTTACTTTAGAATCGGAAATCGACCAATTGATTGAGGCGATTCAAAGTTTTAGCAAAACTAATTAAAAGTTAGGAGTTATAAGTTATCAGTCTGGGAATGATGATTTTAACTCCCAACTCCTGTACAGACGCGATTAATCGCGTCTCTACTCCTAACTCCTAACTCCTAACTCCTAACTTGAAAATGGAACGCCCAATCTTATACTTAGCCATAACTAACCACGGCTTTGGTCATTCTACCCGCATGGCTTCTGTAGCTGCGACAATTCAAAAATTATGTCCAGAAGTTCTGCTAATTCTGGTAACTACTGCCCCGCGCTGGTTGTTAGACTGCTACATAGAAGGCGATTTTATCTATCGTCCCCGTGCATTTGATTTGGGTGTGGTGCAAACCGATAGTTTGACAATGGATAAAGTAGCGACTTTAGAAAAGTTGCTAGATATTAAGAAGCATCAAAATTCCCTCATTGCTTCAGAAGTGAATTTTATCCGCCAAAATCGCGTTAATCTCATTTTGGCAGATATTCCCTTCCTCGCTCCTGGGTTTGCCAAAGGTGCAAATATTCCCTGCTGGATGATGAGTAACTTTGGCTGGGACTTTATCTACCGAGATTGGGGAGGCGAATTTATCGCAGTTGCAGATTGGATTAGCGATTGGTACTCAAAGTGCGATCGCCTATTTCGTCTACCCTTCCACGAACCAATGCCAGCTTTTAACAATATCACAGATGTCGGTTTAACAGGGGGTTCCCCCCGTCACTCTGCTGATGATTTACGTTCTCTTTGGGGAATAACTGCACCGATCGAAAAAACTATTTTGTTGACATTTGGCGGCTTGGGTTTACAGCAAATTCCCTACGAGAATCTGCGGCGATTCCCAGATTGGCAATTTATCGTTTTTGATCAATCTGCCCCTAATCTACCTAATTTAGTAAAAATTGATGACCGCAAATACCGCCCTGTGGATTTTATGCCTATTTGTGGGCGAGTCGTTTCTAAACCTGGTTACAGTACTTTTGCTGAAGCCACACTATTAAGAGTACCTATTATTACCATCCCCCGTGAGGACTTTGCCGAAGCAACTTTTCTAATAGAAGGCATAACAAATTATAACCAGCATCAAATCATCACCCCATCTGAGTTTTTTCAAGGAACTTGGGATTTTCTGCATAAGTTACCTCAATTACCCACGCAATCTGAATTAATTGCTAAGGATGGAAATGAAGCGATCGCTCATGCTGTAATTAATTATTTCGAGTCGAATAAATTTATTCAAAACAACATAAATTAATAGTGGAACAATGGCAACATCCAGCAGATTCAACCGCTAATTAGCTCTTACCAACATCAATAACAGTGTTTTAGATGACTCACTACCAAAAGCTACTAAAAATTTCCACCACTGGTAAATCTTTTTACAACATTACTGCAAAAATTGAAGCCACAGTTGCAGAATCGAGAGTTGAAACTGGTCTTTGTACTTTATTTTTACGCCACACTTCAGCCAGTTTAGTCATCCAAGAAAACGCCGATCCCGATGTCCTTGTGGATTTAGCTAACTTTATGGCAAAACTCGTGCCAGAATCAGGTAAATACATTCACGACGCAGAAGGCCCCGATGATATGCCGGCACACATTCGTACCGCACTCACCCACACTTCTGAACATATCCCCATTAATCGTGGCCATTTAGTACTGGGAACTTGGCAAGGAATTTATATTTGGGAACATCGCCAGCGCAGTCATTTAAGAGAATTGGTTGTCCATATTTCTGGATAGCCGATTCTCAAGTTTTATTTAAGGTGGAGTTCTGTAGAGTTTAAATACTCTGGTTATCCCGCTTACCCTTTGGCTATAATCTCATAAACTCGCGGTGATATACATGAAATAAATTTCGCCGCGATCGCTTTGTCATGAAAATTAATCACATCCATACTAAAGAATTTGTGTCAATTTGTAAATTCAAAAGTAAAGTTTATTTATGATTATTTAAAAACTTACTTGTTTCGATATAAACTAATATTTAATGTAAGCTGTATGGGCTATTTCAATTACTATGAAGCAAGAATTGACACCAACTCATACTTTCCAATTGATTGATGAAATACTTGCCCAACAGTCTATTAATCTCTTATCACTTAATCCCAAAAAAACATTAATTACCAGTTTTGCAGAATTGGGAAATTTAATTGCTGAAGAAAACACCGAAATTGAACTCCTCATAACCCTTCAGCAAACTCTTGAATCCATAGTCCGTACTCAGTTGCAAAACTTTCCAGAAAACATATTCTGGGATTTTGATTTTATGGTAAGCAGTATGCTAAGGCAGGCTCTCATAGCAGATGAGGGTGCTGTTCCTTTTTTAAAGCTTTTCGGTGAAAAGATGGTTTTACTGACGGAGATGTTCGGAAGTAAAACAGAAATCCGCTTTCGTTATGTTCACGATTTTATGTATGGGTTTGACTGGGCAAGGTGGGTACAAAAAGAGCCACAAAAACGCTCACACATAGAGCCTTTTAGTCCAGTTTTTTTGGATTATTTGCTCGTCAAAGGTAAAGAACTTTTACAACGGATTAATCACGGTCAGGTTACATCTTATAAACTATGTGACACAGGCTACCGTAATCCCTTCACTTTTTCTCGTGAACCAGAAGATGAATATCGTCTGTTAACTTGTCTTGCTGAAGAAGAACTTATCCCAGTAACCGTGTGGAACTGGAATGCCAGCCCTGTCTGGAACAAACCTTTCCAAGAAATGCGCCAGCAATTAGCATTAAAATTAAATATTCAACCACAAAGACACTGATTAGCAAT
It includes:
- a CDS encoding TM0106 family RecB-like putative nuclease, with protein sequence MLINAELLLQYQRCKRRTFLDIHGDKSQRDAPNELLRKLQQDKIAHQLSALAKVTYHQPDYSYGNWEAAEAATLELMQRGVEYIYKGVLLVTYSEGYTLLSRPDLLVKRPGKSCFGDWMYVPASIELGKRPKQEYQVVAAFHAQVLATIQDLAPETAWLILRTKERNYPVDLLKWTPRMQQILEEFIQVLELSNPPEVFISRQKCNLCHWYSQCYAIAQSEKHLSLLPGVTPLRYTQLQDIAITTLESLANTSPSTLENLVGFDREVAPKLIVQAQSSLEKRPLILPYPLPTEDITFTAPIELYFDIEAQPDLDLNYLLGVLVVDRLANTEQFYSFLADKPEDEQLVWQQFLDLVWLYPEAPIYHFCVYEFDTVKRLARLYNTPSSLVRPVLSRFVDVYEQLTQSVALPVESYALKAIARWLGFEWREKEASGAKCIYWYDQWLETGDRSLLEIIQSYNEDDCRATLRVKNWLVNFFQDEYGLRLA
- a CDS encoding aminotransferase class V-fold PLP-dependent enzyme, with translation MTSTSATQTRLHSHREQFPALGNKTYFNYGGQGPMPQRAMDAIAQTQAYVQQIGPFGNEAYRWIAPQTQAARVAIASELHAPSETITLTQNVTVGCNIAMWGIEWRAGDHILLSDCEHPGVIATTQEIARRFAVEVTICPLKATLNEGDPVKVIAQQLRPNTRLVILSHVFWNTGQVLPLDKIAEVCRNNHSFLLIDAAQSAGLLPLNLTELGVDFYAFTGHKWLCGPAGAGGLYVRPEARESLKPTFIGLNGIVVDSQSQPVDWLPDGRRYEVSTLAYPLYVGLREAIAIHQQWGTSQERYEQICQNSDYLWRRLVALPDVKCLRTSPPESGIVSFQLANNQPQPHLKLVQFLDSQRILTRTIADPSCIRVTVHYFTLESEIDQLIEAIQSFSKTN
- a CDS encoding secondary thiamine-phosphate synthase enzyme YjbQ, with protein sequence MTHYQKLLKISTTGKSFYNITAKIEATVAESRVETGLCTLFLRHTSASLVIQENADPDVLVDLANFMAKLVPESGKYIHDAEGPDDMPAHIRTALTHTSEHIPINRGHLVLGTWQGIYIWEHRQRSHLRELVVHISG
- a CDS encoding esterase-like activity of phytase family protein, giving the protein MQLIKNIFKIPRIIYFFIPIILIILLLKFIPINAVEISSIGFIGEATLAKGLNLQKTQVGGLSGITYDAKNNFYYAISDDRGQKANARLYTLTIDLSKGSLQQGRVIPVNVTTLLNENGQTFRPGETDTEGIALTNKATVFISSEGDAAKLINPFIKEFSLSSGREIATLPIPNKFLPDKSNQKGIRNNLAFESLTITPDKKYLFTATENALIQDGVAAKANIGTPCRILQYNLLNNQPEKEFLYQTEPVSPFLNVTGKFASGLPDLLALDNQGHFLSLERSFTGLGFAISLFQVSLEGADDIYKIDSLLAVGSKNIKTVQKKLLLDFRTLDVLLDNIEGLTLGPKLPDGQQSLILISDNNFNALQRTQILAFKIKIETPLIRLLRRLLPNLNR
- a CDS encoding glycosyl transferase; translated protein: MERPILYLAITNHGFGHSTRMASVAATIQKLCPEVLLILVTTAPRWLLDCYIEGDFIYRPRAFDLGVVQTDSLTMDKVATLEKLLDIKKHQNSLIASEVNFIRQNRVNLILADIPFLAPGFAKGANIPCWMMSNFGWDFIYRDWGGEFIAVADWISDWYSKCDRLFRLPFHEPMPAFNNITDVGLTGGSPRHSADDLRSLWGITAPIEKTILLTFGGLGLQQIPYENLRRFPDWQFIVFDQSAPNLPNLVKIDDRKYRPVDFMPICGRVVSKPGYSTFAEATLLRVPIITIPREDFAEATFLIEGITNYNQHQIITPSEFFQGTWDFLHKLPQLPTQSELIAKDGNEAIAHAVINYFESNKFIQNNIN